The Vibrio splendidus genome has a window encoding:
- a CDS encoding DM13 domain-containing protein, translating to MKKLVLLCTHLAVGAFGFGLGVYALPILIEPDSPSSSSVEAISQQAIYTGEFTKDRQDSDFLHWGEGIVSVSESAIAFEGELAPGPDYKVYLSPKFIETEQAFNDSKSELLRVGDVKTFDRFMVELPEGTDLNRFNTVVIWCETFGQFITSAKIK from the coding sequence ATGAAAAAGTTAGTTTTACTTTGCACCCACTTAGCCGTGGGTGCTTTTGGTTTTGGGCTTGGTGTTTATGCACTACCTATCTTGATTGAGCCTGATTCTCCTTCCTCAAGTTCTGTTGAAGCGATCAGTCAGCAGGCGATCTATACAGGTGAGTTCACCAAAGACCGACAAGACAGTGACTTTTTGCATTGGGGAGAGGGCATCGTCTCTGTCTCTGAAAGTGCGATAGCTTTTGAAGGTGAGTTGGCGCCGGGGCCGGATTATAAGGTTTACCTATCACCTAAGTTTATTGAAACCGAACAGGCATTCAATGACAGCAAGAGCGAGTTACTGAGAGTCGGAGATGTGAAAACATTCGACCGATTTATGGTTGAGCTGCCTGAAGGTACTGATCTTAATCGATTTAATACGGTTGTGATTTGGTGTGAAACTTTTGGTCAATTTATTACTTCTGCCAAGATAAAATGA
- the pepT gene encoding peptidase T → MEKLVERFLNYVTFDTKSDPSNQQCPSSPGQITFAEALKSELIALELADVSLDENGYLMAKLPSNVDYDVPAIGFVAHMDTAPDASGANVKPQLIKDYQGGTIELGASSECLNPSQYPDLDALHGHDLITTDGTTLLGADNKAGIAEIISAIAYLKANPDVKHGDICIGFTPDEEIGRGANLFDVKKFGAEWAYTIDGGPVGELEFENFNATSADVICHGVNVHPGTAKGKMVNAMNIAAQFQLMMPAQDTPECTEGYEGFYHLKSAEMGVARSELGYIIRDFEREGVEARKAFMQQKVDELNERLEKGRVELVLTDSYFNMKEMVEPHQHIIELAKQAMIECDVEPMIKPIRGGTDGARLSFMGLPCPNIFTGGYNFHGIHEFITIQGMEQAVKVIVELSQRTAIHYQK, encoded by the coding sequence ATGGAAAAGCTTGTAGAACGTTTTCTGAATTACGTTACTTTTGATACTAAATCCGATCCTTCTAATCAGCAGTGCCCAAGTTCACCGGGTCAAATAACATTTGCTGAAGCCTTAAAATCAGAATTGATCGCATTAGAGTTAGCTGATGTCTCTTTAGACGAAAATGGCTATTTGATGGCGAAACTGCCGTCGAATGTCGATTACGATGTGCCTGCCATTGGCTTTGTCGCACATATGGATACCGCTCCTGATGCTTCCGGTGCGAACGTGAAACCACAGCTGATTAAAGATTATCAAGGTGGAACGATAGAATTAGGTGCAAGCAGCGAATGCCTGAATCCAAGCCAATACCCAGATCTTGATGCCTTGCATGGCCATGACCTCATCACTACCGATGGCACGACTCTGCTTGGGGCTGATAATAAGGCGGGCATCGCTGAAATCATCAGTGCAATTGCTTACCTCAAAGCGAACCCAGACGTTAAACATGGCGATATTTGTATTGGCTTCACGCCAGACGAAGAGATCGGCCGTGGTGCTAACTTGTTTGATGTTAAGAAGTTTGGTGCCGAATGGGCGTATACCATTGATGGTGGCCCGGTAGGGGAGTTGGAATTTGAGAACTTTAATGCCACGAGCGCCGATGTTATCTGTCATGGCGTGAATGTTCATCCGGGTACCGCAAAAGGCAAAATGGTCAACGCGATGAATATCGCGGCTCAATTCCAATTGATGATGCCAGCGCAAGATACACCTGAGTGCACAGAAGGGTATGAAGGCTTTTACCACCTGAAATCGGCTGAAATGGGTGTGGCTCGCTCTGAACTGGGATACATCATCCGTGATTTTGAACGTGAAGGTGTAGAAGCGCGTAAGGCATTCATGCAACAGAAAGTGGATGAGCTGAACGAGCGCCTAGAGAAAGGTCGTGTTGAGTTGGTGCTCACTGATAGCTATTTCAACATGAAGGAGATGGTTGAACCACATCAGCACATTATCGAGTTAGCCAAGCAAGCAATGATCGAGTGCGATGTTGAGCCTATGATCAAGCCTATCCGAGGCGGCACAGATGGTGCTCGCTTATCTTTCATGGGGCTACCGTGTCCGAATATCTTTACTGGTGGCTATAACTTCCACGGTATTCATGAGTTCATTACTATTCAAGGCATGGAACAAGCGGTAAAAGTGATAGTGGAACTGTCTCAACGTACCGCTATTCACTATCAAAAATAG